DNA from Pseudomonas mendocina:
CTTCGATGGAGAACGCCATGACCCCAACCACTGATTGCCGTTACGACTGGCTTAGCGACTCGCATGAGTTGCGCGCCTGCTTCCCGCTGATGCGTGTCTTGCGCCCGCATCTGAGCGACGCCGATGACTTCCTTCGGCGCCTACAGCGCCAGGCGGAGCAAGGCTATCGTCTGCTGGCGGCACGTGCTGGCGACGAGGTGTTGGGGCTCGCCGGCTGTCGCCTTCAGGAAAACCTGCTGCA
Protein-coding regions in this window:
- a CDS encoding GNAT family N-acetyltransferase, whose protein sequence is MTPTTDCRYDWLSDSHELRACFPLMRVLRPHLSDADDFLRRLQRQAEQGYRLLAARAGDEVLGLAGCRLQENLLHGRFFYVDDLITREDLRSQGIGEQLLAEVRTEASRLGCANLVLDTALGNARGQRFYYRQGLLAIGMHFREEL